The following proteins are co-located in the Citrobacter freundii ATCC 8090 = MTCC 1658 = NBRC 12681 genome:
- the priA gene encoding primosomal protein N', with protein sequence MPVAHVALPVPLPRTFDYLLPEGLSAKAGCRVRVPFGKQQERVGIVLSVSEHSELPRSELKAVLEVLDSEPVYSTSVWRLLLWAADYYHHPIGDVLFHALPILLRQGRPATNAPMWYWFATEEGQVIDLNSLKRSPKQQQALAALRQGKIWRDQVAELEFNDAALQALRKKGLCSLASETPGFSDWRTHYAVSGERLRLNTEQATAVGAIHSASDSFSAWLLAGVTGSGKTEVYLSVLENVLAQGKQALVMVPEIGLTPQTIARFRERFNAPVEVLHSGLNDSERLSAWLKAKNGEAAIVIGTRSSLFTPFKNLGVIVIDEEHDSSYKQQEGWRYHARDLAVYRAHSEQIPIILGSATPALETLCNVRQKKYRMLRLTRRAGNARPATQHVLDLKGQQVQAGLAPALIARMRQHLQADNQVILFLNRRGFAPALLCHDCGWIAECPRCDHYYTLHQAQHHLRCHHCDSQRPIPRQCPSCGSTHMVPVGLGTEQLEQALAPFFPGVPISRIDRDTTSRKGSLEQHLAEVHRGGARILIGTQMLAKGHHFPDVTLVALLDVDGALFSADFRSAERFAQLYTQVSGRAGRAGKQGEVVLQTHHPEHPLLQTLLYKGYDAFAEQALAERQTLQLPPWTSHVIVRAEDHNNQHAPMFLQQLRNLIQASPLADEKLWVLGPVPALAPKRGGRYRWQILLQHPSRIRLQHIVSGTLALINTLPDARKVKWVLDVDPIEG encoded by the coding sequence ATGCCCGTTGCGCACGTTGCCTTACCTGTTCCGCTACCTCGCACCTTTGACTACCTCCTGCCGGAAGGCTTGAGCGCCAAAGCCGGGTGTCGTGTACGCGTGCCTTTTGGCAAGCAGCAGGAGCGCGTGGGTATCGTCCTGTCCGTCAGCGAGCACAGTGAACTACCGCGGAGCGAATTGAAAGCCGTTCTCGAAGTGCTGGACAGCGAACCGGTCTACTCAACCTCTGTCTGGCGTCTGCTGTTGTGGGCGGCGGATTATTATCATCATCCTATCGGTGACGTACTGTTTCACGCTCTGCCAATTTTACTGCGCCAGGGACGTCCGGCGACAAACGCGCCCATGTGGTACTGGTTTGCCACTGAAGAAGGCCAGGTTATTGACCTCAACAGCCTGAAGCGTTCTCCCAAGCAGCAACAGGCGCTGGCTGCGCTACGCCAGGGAAAAATCTGGCGCGACCAGGTGGCTGAACTGGAATTTAATGACGCCGCATTACAGGCACTGCGGAAAAAAGGGCTGTGCTCCCTGGCGAGCGAAACGCCAGGCTTTAGCGACTGGCGTACGCACTACGCGGTTTCCGGTGAGCGTCTGCGGCTGAATACCGAACAGGCCACCGCCGTCGGGGCGATCCACAGCGCATCTGACAGTTTTAGCGCCTGGCTATTAGCGGGCGTGACGGGATCGGGTAAAACAGAGGTCTATTTAAGCGTACTGGAAAATGTGCTCGCTCAGGGCAAACAGGCACTGGTAATGGTGCCGGAGATTGGCCTGACGCCGCAAACTATTGCCCGTTTTCGCGAACGCTTCAATGCGCCGGTCGAAGTTCTGCACTCGGGTTTAAATGACAGTGAACGTCTTTCGGCATGGCTGAAGGCGAAAAATGGTGAAGCGGCAATTGTTATCGGCACGCGCTCGTCGCTGTTTACGCCGTTTAAAAATCTGGGCGTGATTGTCATCGACGAAGAGCACGACAGCTCTTATAAACAGCAGGAAGGCTGGCGTTATCATGCGCGCGACCTCGCGGTTTATCGCGCCCATAGCGAACAAATTCCCATCATTCTCGGCTCAGCCACCCCTGCGCTGGAAACGCTGTGCAACGTGCGGCAGAAAAAATACCGCATGTTGCGCCTGACGCGCCGTGCCGGGAATGCACGCCCAGCCACTCAGCACGTGCTGGATCTCAAGGGTCAGCAGGTACAGGCCGGGCTCGCCCCTGCGCTTATCGCCCGTATGCGTCAGCATCTGCAAGCGGATAACCAGGTGATCCTGTTTTTAAACCGCCGGGGTTTTGCGCCTGCCCTGCTGTGCCACGACTGTGGCTGGATTGCTGAATGCCCGCGCTGCGATCACTACTACACGCTGCATCAGGCGCAACACCATCTGCGCTGCCATCATTGCGACAGTCAGCGTCCGATACCGCGTCAATGCCCTTCCTGCGGCTCAACGCACATGGTTCCGGTAGGACTCGGCACCGAACAGCTTGAGCAGGCTCTGGCGCCTTTTTTCCCCGGCGTGCCAATCTCACGCATCGATCGCGACACTACCAGCCGCAAAGGCTCGCTGGAGCAGCATCTGGCAGAAGTGCATCGCGGCGGCGCGCGAATCCTGATCGGCACGCAAATGCTGGCGAAAGGCCACCATTTCCCGGACGTCACCCTGGTGGCGCTGCTGGACGTTGACGGCGCGCTGTTCTCCGCAGATTTCCGGTCGGCAGAACGCTTCGCCCAGCTCTACACGCAGGTTTCCGGGCGTGCCGGCCGCGCCGGGAAGCAGGGCGAAGTGGTACTGCAAACGCACCACCCTGAACATCCGCTGCTGCAAACCTTGCTGTATAAAGGGTATGACGCCTTTGCCGAGCAGGCGCTGGCAGAGCGACAAACGCTCCAGCTTCCCCCATGGACCAGCCATGTGATCGTGCGGGCAGAAGATCACAACAACCAGCATGCGCCGATGTTCTTACAGCAGTTACGAAATCTGATTCAGGCCAGTCCGCTGGCCGATGAAAAACTGTGGGTGTTAGGCCCAGTTCCCGCCCTGGCGCCCAAACGTGGCGGTCGCTATCGCTGGCAAATTTTGTTGCAGCACCCGTCGCGAATTCGCCTGCAGCATATCGTCAGCGGAACGCTGGCGCTGATTAATACGTTACCCGATGCACGTAAGGTTAAATGGGTGCTGGATGTCGATCCCATCGAGGGATAA
- the cytR gene encoding DNA-binding transcriptional regulator CytR, which translates to MKPNKQVAAATMKDVALKAKVSTATVSRALMNPDKVSQSTRNKVEQAALEVGYLPQSMGRNVKRNESRTILVIVPDICDPFFSEVIRGIEVTAAEQGYLVLIGDCAHQNQQEKTFLNLIITKQIDGMVLLSSRLPFDASVEEQRNLPPMVMSNEFAPELELPTVHIDNLTAAFNAMNYLLELGHKRIGCIAGPEDMPLCHYRLQGYVQALRRSGITVDPHFIARGDFTYEAGANALKQLLALPQPPTAVFCHSDVMALGALSYAKRQGLKVPDDLSIIGFDNISLAEFCDPPLTTVAQPRFDIGREAMLLLLDQLQGQNVSSGSRLLDCELIIRGTTRALT; encoded by the coding sequence GTGAAACCGAATAAGCAGGTTGCCGCCGCTACGATGAAAGATGTTGCTCTGAAGGCGAAAGTCTCAACGGCAACCGTATCCCGCGCATTAATGAACCCAGACAAAGTCTCGCAGTCAACCCGTAACAAGGTTGAGCAGGCAGCGCTTGAAGTGGGATATTTACCCCAATCAATGGGACGTAACGTTAAGCGTAATGAGTCGCGTACCATTCTGGTGATTGTGCCGGATATCTGCGATCCGTTTTTTAGCGAAGTGATTCGTGGCATCGAAGTCACCGCCGCAGAACAGGGATATCTGGTGCTTATCGGCGATTGCGCGCACCAGAACCAGCAGGAAAAGACCTTCCTCAACCTCATAATTACCAAGCAGATCGATGGCATGGTGCTGCTCAGCTCGCGCCTGCCGTTTGATGCCAGCGTGGAAGAGCAACGCAACTTGCCACCGATGGTTATGTCCAACGAGTTCGCGCCAGAGCTGGAACTGCCCACCGTGCACATTGATAACCTCACCGCCGCCTTCAACGCGATGAACTATCTGCTGGAACTGGGGCATAAACGCATTGGCTGTATCGCCGGGCCCGAAGATATGCCGCTGTGCCATTACCGTCTGCAAGGTTACGTTCAGGCACTACGTCGCAGCGGAATTACGGTCGATCCGCATTTCATCGCGCGCGGTGACTTTACCTATGAAGCGGGAGCCAATGCGCTTAAACAGCTCCTGGCGCTACCACAGCCGCCTACCGCGGTCTTTTGTCACAGCGATGTCATGGCGCTTGGCGCCCTCTCTTACGCCAAACGTCAGGGTCTGAAGGTGCCCGACGATTTATCGATTATCGGCTTCGATAACATTTCGCTCGCGGAATTTTGTGATCCACCCCTGACAACCGTCGCACAGCCGCGTTTCGATATCGGACGTGAAGCTATGCTGTTACTGCTCGATCAATTACAAGGACAGAACGTCAGCAGTGGCTCACGATTGCTGGACTGCGAGCTTATTATTCGGGGTACTACCCGGGCACTGACGTAA
- the ftsN gene encoding cell division protein FtsN produces the protein MAQRDYVRRGQPAPSRRKKSTSRKKQRNTPAVSPAMVAIAAAVLVTFIGGLYFITHHKKEESETLQNQKVTGNGIPPKPEERWRYIKELESRQPGVRAPTEPSAGGEVLNADQLTNEQRQLLAQMQADMRQQPTQLNEVPWNEQTPEQRQQTLQRQRQVQQQQWANTQQQAQQPRTQPRVAEQPYQQPQTRTAQTAPVQQPKAQPKPAAQQPYQDLLQTPAHTTAAQPKTQPAAPITNETQPPKQTAEKKDERRWMVQCGSFKGAEQAETVRAQLAFEGFNSRITTNNGWNRVVIGPVKGKENADNTISRLKVAGHTNCIRLATGG, from the coding sequence GTGGCACAACGAGATTATGTACGTCGCGGCCAACCGGCACCTTCGCGGCGCAAGAAGAGCACATCACGGAAAAAACAACGCAATACGCCTGCGGTATCGCCCGCAATGGTTGCTATTGCTGCAGCCGTACTCGTGACCTTTATCGGTGGTCTGTACTTCATTACGCATCACAAGAAAGAAGAGTCCGAAACGCTGCAAAACCAGAAAGTCACCGGTAATGGCATCCCGCCAAAACCGGAAGAGCGCTGGCGATACATTAAAGAGCTGGAAAGCCGTCAGCCTGGCGTACGTGCGCCTACCGAACCGTCTGCCGGCGGCGAGGTGCTGAACGCCGATCAGCTAACCAATGAGCAGCGCCAGCTATTGGCGCAGATGCAGGCTGATATGCGTCAACAGCCAACGCAGCTCAACGAAGTGCCGTGGAACGAACAAACGCCTGAACAGCGTCAGCAAACGTTGCAGCGCCAGCGTCAGGTACAGCAACAGCAATGGGCCAACACGCAGCAGCAGGCTCAACAGCCGCGCACGCAACCACGGGTAGCGGAACAGCCTTACCAGCAGCCGCAAACGCGTACGGCGCAAACCGCGCCGGTACAGCAGCCGAAAGCACAGCCAAAACCGGCGGCGCAACAGCCGTATCAGGATTTGCTGCAAACGCCTGCGCATACCACCGCCGCTCAGCCGAAAACGCAACCGGCCGCGCCAATAACGAATGAAACGCAGCCGCCAAAACAGACGGCGGAGAAAAAAGATGAACGCCGCTGGATGGTTCAGTGCGGGTCATTTAAAGGCGCTGAGCAGGCAGAAACCGTGCGCGCGCAGCTGGCCTTTGAAGGGTTCAACTCGCGTATTACCACCAATAACGGCTGGAATCGCGTGGTCATTGGTCCGGTCAAAGGCAAAGAGAATGCCGACAACACCATCAGCCGCCTGAAGGTTGCTGGTCACACAAACTGCATTCGACTCGCCACTGGGGGTTGA